A part of Phosphitispora fastidiosa genomic DNA contains:
- a CDS encoding putative ABC exporter domain-containing protein: MNDYSLLIKKDLWTVKNHIKEIKNNPKRLIPYLLGLLWIGSLVFSTMIRIKHGPTETQVSLGPQVTGAVFTVLMTVLLLYNTYRGTVESATFFSMGDVHFLFPAPVPPKKILLYSMLKQTLQQFFLYGIVIFALTPTILQGTRLNLHYVHLFYLGYITPILLMAPLNFLIFLIGSKYKLQSGLQKGILGLAAAALLYIAIIVIQSGGTAAGLLRGLNAPFINYLPIVGWGKAAFMAPLTRYSPFSTIAVIMQLILLAALILLSYRTADDYYEDVLGATEKRELRKRQKKGLEKREMFSFYKKKQVTVREAGTGPQALVWKARVESSRVDLHRYFGFLTIAALATGLGVGYMAGRFPAGVVPLYVTNGIAAYLLFIFSAWQNRFTEWGKPYIYLMPGSPLQKITAVNLQDIIRMAINVLVLNLALLLWIKADLVTVGTMVLFVISFYAITLLSGFITRAVFPDAIDQKALFPLFMMLQIILLLLPGLAAGGIMAFIFRTPLAFFQGVVLANAVIILIMLALSSKIYNYVEWR, translated from the coding sequence ATGAATGACTACAGTCTCCTGATAAAAAAAGACCTTTGGACAGTAAAAAATCATATCAAAGAAATAAAAAACAATCCCAAGCGTCTCATACCATACCTGTTGGGATTGTTATGGATAGGTTCTTTGGTTTTTTCCACTATGATAAGAATAAAGCATGGCCCCACAGAAACCCAGGTTTCCCTGGGACCCCAGGTAACTGGAGCCGTCTTTACGGTCTTGATGACAGTCCTGCTTTTATATAATACCTACCGTGGCACAGTGGAGTCAGCCACCTTTTTCTCAATGGGTGATGTTCACTTCCTGTTTCCCGCACCTGTGCCGCCAAAAAAGATTCTGCTCTACAGTATGCTTAAGCAAACCCTGCAGCAGTTTTTCCTGTATGGGATAGTTATTTTCGCCCTGACACCGACCATACTGCAGGGAACCAGGCTAAACCTGCATTACGTTCATTTATTTTACCTGGGTTACATTACACCTATTTTATTGATGGCGCCACTGAATTTTTTAATTTTTCTTATCGGCAGCAAGTATAAATTACAGTCCGGACTGCAAAAGGGAATTCTGGGGTTGGCAGCTGCCGCCCTGCTCTATATAGCAATCATTGTGATTCAATCCGGGGGAACCGCCGCCGGACTGCTCCGGGGATTAAATGCCCCATTTATTAATTATCTCCCTATAGTCGGCTGGGGTAAGGCCGCATTTATGGCTCCCCTGACAAGATACAGTCCTTTTAGTACAATTGCCGTAATAATGCAGTTAATCCTGCTCGCGGCGTTAATACTGCTCTCATACCGGACAGCTGATGATTATTATGAGGATGTCCTGGGCGCAACCGAAAAGAGGGAGCTGAGGAAGAGACAGAAAAAAGGGCTGGAAAAGAGGGAGATGTTTTCCTTTTACAAAAAGAAGCAGGTCACCGTAAGGGAAGCAGGCACCGGGCCACAGGCTTTGGTTTGGAAGGCCAGGGTGGAGTCAAGCCGCGTTGACCTGCACCGATACTTTGGCTTTCTTACCATAGCCGCACTGGCCACAGGACTTGGGGTGGGATATATGGCCGGCAGGTTCCCGGCCGGTGTCGTTCCTCTTTATGTTACCAACGGTATTGCTGCCTATTTATTGTTTATTTTTTCAGCCTGGCAGAACAGGTTCACCGAATGGGGTAAGCCTTACATCTATTTGATGCCCGGAAGCCCGCTCCAAAAAATAACCGCTGTAAACCTGCAGGATATCATCAGAATGGCTATCAATGTGCTGGTATTAAATCTAGCCCTTTTGTTATGGATAAAGGCAGATCTTGTAACAGTGGGCACTATGGTCTTATTTGTGATAAGTTTCTATGCTATTACTCTCCTGTCAGGGTTCATTACCCGGGCGGTATTCCCTGATGCCATTGACCAGAAGGCATTATTTCCCCTCTTTATGATGCTGCAGATTATATTACTGCTGCTGCCCGGTCTGGCCGCCGGGGGGATTATGGCCTTTATATTCCGCACTCCATTGGCATTTTTCCAGGGTGTCGTCCTGGCAAATGCGGTGATTATCCTTATCATGCTGGCCCTGAGCAGTAAAATTTACAATTACGTCGAATGGCGGTGA
- a CDS encoding ABC transporter ATP-binding protein — protein MLKVIHVTKKFKNTTAVDDISFTLDPGTIVGLLGPNGAGKSTTLKTIAGLLRKDSGEITIAGHVNTSTEAKKRFSYVPETPELYEMLTVREHLQFIAYAYNVPDWAEKVTKLFARYDLLDKQDKLAKELSKGMKQNCFSGS, from the coding sequence ATGCTAAAAGTTATCCATGTGACTAAGAAATTTAAAAACACCACAGCGGTAGATGATATCAGTTTTACCCTTGACCCAGGCACCATTGTGGGTCTGCTGGGGCCTAACGGCGCTGGGAAAAGCACTACTCTGAAAACCATAGCGGGACTTCTGCGCAAGGATAGCGGTGAAATTACCATTGCCGGCCATGTAAATACCTCTACGGAGGCTAAAAAAAGGTTTTCTTATGTGCCGGAAACACCGGAACTCTATGAAATGCTGACAGTCCGGGAACACCTGCAGTTTATTGCCTATGCCTATAATGTCCCTGACTGGGCCGAAAAAGTGACCAAACTCTTTGCCAGATATGATCTGCTCGATAAACAGGATAAGCTGGCCAAAGAGCTTTCCAAAGGGATGAAACAAAACTGCTTTTCCGGGAGTTGA
- a CDS encoding ABC transporter ATP-binding protein, producing the protein MSKLVDVSIKSLVFAGQDVPALSDIELVVTHGEFVVISGPVASGKTALCHCLTGAVPHFFPAHMAGKVTVAGINLAEAVLPEMAGTVGYMMQDPQNQLFSTTIAEDVAFGPGNMALDRAEVSRRIDEALDFVGLSGFEDRSPETLSGGEAQRAVLAGVLAMKPKVLVLDQPAAEMDPPGRRDIYKRLGRLSRSGDCGIILVTDHPEELSEYGTRFILMHDGCIVQDSARPAPVMSGAAAGFSPGLLQVSGPGETAASLENCSYSYEGSLQGCRDVSLEIRIGEVAALVGLNGSGKTTLAKHFNGLVSPQQGVVRVLGRELNKNSIWDIRREVGFLFQNPDYQIFANSVEEEAAFALKIRKIPRDEVMQRVNRVLRFTGLFEYRSRHPQRLSSGQRQLLALASILAAEPKIIIADEPTSGLNRETAELIMQLLSQVAAEGGAVLLVTHDLGLAAQYAHRIVGMFKHQICIDIPTAQLSSHLEEFRSIGLDFGTGSSFAAGRILRTESNPGDVLEGGAAIGAV; encoded by the coding sequence GTGTCCAAACTTGTTGACGTTTCTATTAAAAGCCTGGTTTTTGCAGGGCAGGATGTGCCGGCGCTCTCTGATATAGAGCTGGTGGTCACCCATGGGGAGTTTGTGGTAATTTCCGGGCCGGTGGCTTCCGGGAAAACAGCGCTGTGCCACTGCCTGACCGGGGCGGTACCTCATTTCTTCCCGGCACATATGGCAGGCAAGGTTACAGTTGCCGGGATCAACCTTGCTGAGGCTGTCCTGCCCGAAATGGCCGGAACAGTCGGTTATATGATGCAGGACCCGCAGAACCAGTTGTTCAGCACAACTATTGCTGAAGATGTTGCCTTTGGCCCTGGAAATATGGCCCTGGACAGAGCAGAGGTGAGCAGGCGGATTGACGAAGCGCTCGATTTCGTTGGATTAAGCGGGTTTGAGGACCGTTCCCCGGAGACGCTGTCCGGCGGAGAAGCACAAAGGGCGGTACTTGCCGGAGTGCTGGCAATGAAGCCAAAAGTGCTGGTTCTTGACCAACCGGCAGCCGAGATGGACCCGCCGGGAAGGAGGGATATTTATAAGAGGCTGGGCAGGCTGAGCCGCAGCGGTGACTGTGGTATTATTCTGGTCACAGACCATCCGGAAGAACTAAGTGAATACGGGACTCGTTTTATACTTATGCATGACGGGTGTATAGTTCAGGATTCGGCAAGGCCGGCACCGGTTATGTCTGGTGCTGCTGCGGGTTTTTCCCCAGGGTTGTTACAGGTCAGCGGTCCCGGGGAAACGGCAGCCTCTCTCGAAAACTGCAGTTATTCCTATGAGGGTTCTCTGCAAGGCTGCAGAGATGTCAGTCTTGAGATCAGGATAGGGGAAGTGGCCGCATTGGTCGGGCTAAACGGTTCGGGAAAGACTACCCTGGCGAAACACTTTAACGGCTTGGTTTCCCCACAGCAGGGTGTAGTAAGGGTGCTGGGCCGGGAGTTGAATAAAAACAGTATCTGGGATATTCGCCGGGAAGTGGGTTTTCTCTTCCAAAATCCCGACTACCAGATATTTGCCAACTCTGTTGAGGAAGAAGCTGCTTTTGCTCTGAAGATAAGGAAAATTCCCCGCGATGAGGTTATGCAAAGAGTGAACCGTGTCCTCAGGTTTACCGGACTTTTTGAGTACCGCAGCCGGCATCCCCAAAGGCTGAGCAGCGGTCAGAGGCAGCTCTTGGCTCTGGCCTCTATCCTGGCTGCTGAACCCAAAATCATTATTGCCGATGAACCCACTTCAGGACTTAACCGTGAAACAGCCGAGCTTATTATGCAGTTGTTGTCACAGGTGGCGGCAGAGGGGGGGGCTGTCCTTCTGGTGACTCATGACCTGGGCCTGGCAGCTCAATATGCCCACCGGATAGTGGGGATGTTCAAACACCAAATTTGTATCGATATCCCTACTGCCCAATTGAGTTCTCACCTGGAGGAGTTCCGCAGTATTGGGCTGGACTTTGGAACGGGGAGTAGTTTTGCAGCCGGGCGTATTTTGCGAACCGAGAGTAATCCCGGGGACGTTTTGGAGGGAGGGGCAGCCATTGGCGCTGTTTGA